The Calditrichota bacterium genome includes a window with the following:
- a CDS encoding PorV/PorQ family protein — MQRTLALFAASVAAMLAFGLTGLAQAQNPNLGTAGAQFLQIPVGAQAVGMAGAYVGMAEDAVALFWNPAGITHVQRQAVHFSHLQWFATVHMTSVGYVLNLQRWGVLGVSVTSLGMDKMEVTTELQPEGSGEFWDAQDVALGMTYARGLTDRMSVGVTAKYVRQRIWHESASGLAFDVGTQYRLDFRQLVIAMAMTNFGADLRLDGRDLDVVHDRNVSVPRNRLTPARLQTETYPLPLHFQVGIAFDVYRSPFLALRAAMDAAHPNDNSERINIGMELALRQVAFLRAGYRYNYDEEDWTLGAGVRLPLARSRVRVDYAYSFFNLLDDVQRFSLGIEF, encoded by the coding sequence ATGCAGAGAACTCTTGCCCTATTTGCGGCGAGCGTTGCGGCAATGCTCGCGTTCGGCCTGACGGGCTTGGCACAGGCCCAGAATCCCAATCTCGGAACCGCGGGGGCGCAGTTTCTGCAGATTCCGGTCGGGGCTCAGGCGGTGGGCATGGCAGGAGCTTACGTGGGGATGGCCGAGGACGCAGTGGCTCTTTTCTGGAATCCGGCCGGCATTACCCACGTGCAGCGGCAGGCTGTCCACTTCTCCCACCTGCAGTGGTTCGCAACCGTCCACATGACGTCTGTGGGCTATGTGCTCAACCTTCAGCGGTGGGGAGTGCTTGGCGTGTCCGTGACCTCCTTGGGTATGGATAAGATGGAGGTCACCACCGAGCTGCAGCCGGAAGGGAGCGGCGAGTTCTGGGATGCGCAGGACGTCGCCTTGGGCATGACGTACGCGCGCGGGTTGACCGACCGCATGTCGGTGGGCGTGACGGCCAAGTACGTGCGGCAGAGGATCTGGCACGAGAGCGCCAGCGGCCTGGCTTTCGATGTGGGTACCCAGTACCGGCTGGACTTTCGGCAACTGGTTATCGCCATGGCCATGACGAACTTTGGCGCCGATTTGAGGCTGGATGGTCGCGACCTCGACGTCGTCCACGACCGCAATGTTTCGGTCCCGCGCAACCGTCTTACGCCGGCGCGGCTCCAGACCGAGACCTATCCGTTGCCGTTGCACTTTCAGGTGGGCATTGCCTTCGATGTATACCGGTCGCCTTTCCTTGCCTTGCGGGCAGCTATGGATGCGGCACACCCGAACGACAACAGCGAGCGCATCAATATTGGCATGGAGTTGGCACTGCGGCAGGTCGCCTTCCTGCGGGCGGGGTATCGCTACAACTACGATGAGGAGGACTGGACGCTGGGGGCGGGGGTGCGACTGCCCTTGGCGCGCTCGCGGGTGCGCGTGGACTATGCCTATTCGTTTTTCAACCTTCTCGATGACGTGCAGAGGTTTTCCCTGGGGATAGAGTTTTGA